CTTCACATCAGCTTGATTGTTGATGTCTCGAAGGGAGAGGGTTGCGATGTTTTGGAGTTCGTGTGCTCGGCATGGCCGGATTCCCTGGAGATTCAGAAAATTTTCATGCTTAGACGTGGTGGAATGCCGGCAAGGCCTTATGTTGGACCTGATTTTAAGTATGAAATTAGTTGATGGTCTACTGTTTTTCTGATTATGGTTTCATGAGTTTGTATTGTTTCTGACCAGTTATGTGTTTGATTGTTTATCAGGGATTTGGACGATGAGCTTCAGAATGCTTACCACGAATTCCTTGAGGAGAGGGGGTTAAACGATGAGCTTGCTGTTTTCTTGCATGAGTATATGGTGAACAAAGATAAAACTGAGTTAGTGCGATGGCTGGGAAACATAAAATCTTTTATTGAGAAGTAGTGAGACTTGATGGCTGGAATGTCAAATCTGTTATTGAGAAAAAGTGAGATTTGTTTATCAATGCTCCTCTTCTATCCTCTTTTTGCACCCTTGCCTTCTATTTTtgatataaattttttaaaggaagttaACTGCTATACTTTGTGTGCAAATCTTACTCTGTACCAGATGATTTTTGTGTCTATGCATGTAGGCACATGCACATGTTGGATCGTACATATATAGAAATGAATTAATTATTGAATGACAACAAGACTCCAACCTGATTTTAAGCATCTCTTTGTGCTGCCTAAGaataccatttttctttttaaaaatttaacgCCAATTCTTTTCAGCTATTCAGAGTTCTCCGGAGTCTGTTTAGTTTGTATTTTCCCCAGGTATATCAAGTAAACTGAAATATCTTTCTGTGCATATGGGTCCTTATGTAAATAGTTCAACATAGAGATGTACTGTTGAAAAGGTCACCTAGACACTTCTATGGTGTACTGAACTTGTATCTTGCATTTGATGGACGCACCATCTCATCATTTCTGTCGAACCTTTGTATTCATTTTGATATTAGAAGCTTTCATCAATCATCTTGCTAATGTAGGATAAGGGGCATGAGGTCTCATATAGCTTCTGATTGTAGATGGAACCAATGAAACCCTTCGATGGCTCCTAAATGATGTAAGACTATTTACTTAAGCAAACAACCCCAGCTAATATACGAACTCCaaaccaaactcaaaattcAGATTCAGATCTAACCAACAAGTGTAGCAATTCAGATCTGGAAAATAGGGCTGAATAGAGAATATTTCAATTACTCACAAACCACCACTCAGTTGAGCCTGAATTTTGGTTCGAATGGAGATCCTATATGACGGAACAAACCATCAGAAGCTGAACAAATTCTTCCAGCTGGATTGAGACTTACGcttgttaaaaaaaagaaggaaacttTTGGTGATTCTGTAAGAATTTGAGTTGGAAGCGTTGTATGATCCTCAAATTTGGATCGATTGGTCCTCCTAAGGTCCTCAATaaaccctccaaagggtttCTGGATCAGATTCAGATGGGGGAGTTCTAGGAGAAACCGATTGGGGTTTTGAAACCCTGACAGCTCAGTCGATTGGGTGATTTCTGGTTATAGCATCAACAGGGCTCAGATGTGACTCAAGTTCTGGTGGAGTCCCCCTCCTAGGGGCTATGGCAGTAAACAGTACCCTAAAACACTACAGCAATCAGAGATCTGGTCTGGGAGATACAACACTTGAAATTTCTTAACCTTGAAACTAGAATCAATAGACTTTGTATGTGACTTTTGATTAGAAATCTTAAGCCAGTTGATGTAGTAGTGAGGTTAGTTTTGGAGGATATTCCAAGTCATCACCAATTTGAGTGTGTTCAGggaaggaatatgagaagacgAGTACACCTGTTCATGTAGTGATCAAAAAGGTGAAAATGATGGAAGCAAGCCTTGAAAATTGTGAACATATTGGATTTTGACTATTAATTTAACATGCAATTCATGCAGTTATTAGTGCCCACTGGGCTATGTGTTTACTTAAATATGTAGTTTACCATATGAGATACTAGTAACTAACTGTACATTCTAAATCTAATTACCATCTGCATATATTTTAGATTGTTGTCTTAATGCTCGATTatttaattttgttaaaaatAGCTTGTTAGATCGATTTGAGAGGCCTTCTCTTTTCGCACTATTAAAGTTAGCAGCTCTTCACTGATAGATAGTCGGCAAGCTAATGGCTAACTAGTCACCCGAAGGCTGGGTTCAAGAAACCAATAGAAGATCTAGAACCACATGTCAAGACAAAAGTCAACTTAGAGAGGCATTAACCTGGTCAAGGTGGATCAGATCTGGCCCAAGTTCTGGCTGAATGGCCTTGAAGATatgaaaaatggattaaaaCTATAGATGTCAACCTGATGGTCAAATCTGGAAATATTAAGAGGTTTCCAAAATAGCAAGTTTCTGTAAACAGAAACCCAGGTTTAGTAAATacagaaaatagaagctaaaccATGGAATAGCAAGTgagaaccaaaatagaaacatagAAGAGGCATTAACCTGGTCAAGGTGGATCAGATCTGGCCCAAGTTCTGGCTGAATGGCCTTGAAGATatgaaaaatggattaaaaCTATAGATGTCAACCTGATGGTCAAATCTGGAAATATTAAGAGGTTTCAAAATAGCAAGTTTCTGTAAACAGAAACCCAGGTTTAGTAACTacagaaaatagaagctaaaccATGGAATAGCAAGTgagaaccaaaatagaaacatagAATAGATTTTGTAACTAGGTTGGACAGAATCAGCAAGTAAGCCAGAAAAATGAAACTAGCATGAAGTAGAAAGTATGGAGGCAAGCAATGCTGTAACTGCATTCAGAACTTGGCAGTAGACTGTCAACAAGTGTTGGAACTGATGGACTGATTCTGAACTGTAAGGTATATCAGCAATAAAACCATATCTGAAACTTGAATTTcggaacaaaaaaaggaaatgggtagaagaagaagaagaatatgaacTAAGCCTCCCACCTAGAACTTGAATAGCATCCCGCCAAGGGCTTCACTGCATCCCCACAACGAGGGAGTTCTGTATCTCATAGGACTAATAAGCAAAAGCTATGTTTGAGTCTCAAAATTGTGGGGTAGTTGTGTAgccccttctctttatttatagaaCTACAGGAATACAGAAAAAGGAAACTCTCCCATGTGTGGGCTAAGGAGAAGCTAGAAActcttaagaaaataaacacctAATTTCGTATAGGCCTCAAATCCCTCATTATTTGGGCTAATAGAATTGGCCCATTACAGTAGAAAACCGAAAATACAAATCCCATGGCCTATATAAACTGTTGGCACTCAAAATTAAGCCTATTGGTCCATTCTTGGTCCAATTTGACCCAACCGATGACCCTGGTTTGCTGGTGGTTTGCTGCTGCATCACAAGCTCCCTTATGCATACAAAGTTGCATGTGACTAAAAACTTGGTGATAATCAAATTTGTTCTGCATTTAAGGATATCTACTGCTTTGATCCATAGAAAAGCCTCATAAAGCGAAAGCTTGGGAGTAAAATCAGTACAAAAAGTTATCATCTTACATGAAAAAGAATAACAGCTTAAGAAAACTGTATTTTCTGGTGAATGTCACCCTTTTATCTTCTCAAGATATCAAAAGACCCTGTAGGGGTTAGtgaaacatttatttttttgtggttGGACAATGCTTCCCATTGGAAATTGGATGAGTTAGGAACCATTTGCCACACCATATGGTACAAGTTGTTATGTTGTTGAAGAGATTTGTATGACCAGTTGAAGTGATAGATGTTGAAAATCTTGAGCTTCAGCTGGTATCTATTACTCTCGATGGGAAATTAAGTGATCCTTTAACTGGAACTGTTATCGGATTCTTTTGGAGATGCATCCTTAAATTTTTAAGTTTCTTATTGGGTTAATAGCAAGTTTCTGAATGATGCATTGATTGATTGGAGGGCAGTTATTTTAGAATGAATTGGAGCAAGGTATGTATATCAAGAAAAGTGGTGGAGATTGGGTTTCAGAAACATGGAGATCTCATTTAAGACACGTGGTTTATCTTGGTAAGCCAATCTTTTTAACAAGGTTATGAGCCCAAAGAAAATGCCAaatgattggaggagaagcattataATTCTGatctacaaaaataacattGATATTCAGAGTTGCAGTAACTAtggaggcataaaactaatgagtcatattataaaattgtgggagaaggttattAAAACCCACCTTAgaagagaaccaatttggttttatgtcaAGAAGATTCATGACAAAAGCTATTTACTTGGGaagctcatggaaagattttgCAAGGATGACTACATATATGAGGgcgtgactagtgtgagaaccgtgggaggtcaaggcagtgaattcccaattacaattggactACATCAAGGACCTACTTTAAGCTCTTATTTGGTTGCGCTTATCATAGATGactggtgtatgctctttgtcgatgatattgttttagtggaTAAGACAAAAACAGGGATTACcgctaagttggagttatggagattaaccttggaatcaagaggtcttaagataagtagaacgaacaCGGAGTATTTGaggtgtaactttagttacactaaCATGGATAAcgatatggtgaaaattgaggagagagataccacaaaatgcttattttagatatctggggccaatcataaataaagaaggtgatataaaggatgatgtttcaaagaaaattaaagtgggatggatgaagtagagaggtgcgtctggagtgttgtgtgaccgacgtattcctttaaagcttaaagaaattttttataagATAGTAGTACGACCGGCTATGATATATGGGGCGGAGGGTTGGGAAGTTAAGAAGAGTCATATCGATAAGCTATGTatagtagagatgaggatgttgagatggatgtgcggcaaaactaggaaggataaagtaaggaatgactatattagagctgatttgggagttgccccgatacatgataagctccGGGAAAGTTATTTGAGGTGGCATACCATTTTCAATAGAGGTCAtgggatgcaccagtaaggatgagtgatctgattctgattgaaggaactaaaagaagCTAGGGACAAgactaaaatgactataggagaagtagtgaggaaagacatgcatagtttaggccttgtcccaagtatgacctcgaatagagttgattggagggctaggatccatgtagccaaccccatttaggtggttttactgtgttgttgttgttgttgttgtgtttcttttattttactatttttattttgccCTTGCACAGATTCATATAGCTAACCCCACTTAGTTgcgataaggctgagtttttgtGGGATCATTGGGATGGCAAATCCCTAATGTGTTTTTTGTCAAGGTTCTAAACTGGCATGGTTTTGGAGTTAGATTAATGGACATGATCTTGTTAATGGGCTTCAAACTGAATATTGATTCATGTGGACTTAGCTGTTGGTTCCAAATTTAATCAATTTTAAAGTCTTTTCCATTTGATTGCCTGATTTCCCTCTTTTCAAAGTGCCAGAACTTTGAAGAATGATTTTCTGAGAGGTATCTGATGTGGATGggagtacccaaaaaaaaaaaatcttgttagTTTGGGGAAAACAGAAGACTGATTGGTATGGCATGCAAATCAATCTGGGGACTTCAGTATAAGATCTGCTCATCATGTACCAAAAGCTGGGTTGTAATAAATTGGCTAACTAAAACCTTGGGTTTCTGTTCAGCTGGCCATGTGCCTAGGAAAAGATTTTGGAATCTTGATGTCAATCAGAAGTTATCATTATCATTTGGGAAGGTTGCAGGGATTTCTTGGACTTGAATGGAGCACTTCATCGAAAGAAAATGATGAGTTGGAAGAATGCCATCTATTTGGTGACGATAATGAATATATAGTGCATGTCCTTTTCCTTTGTCCACATGCTACCGCTTCCTGATTCATGTCTTCTATTGGGTTCAGTGCAGATGATTTTAGTGGAACACACTTGACAAATTGTTTCTTTCATATACTGCTAAATTGTGGATACTAATGAAATCTTGGATAATTCATTCTTACCTCTGTCAGTATGTTTGGAAAGTCTTTCAAATAGTAAAGCTATTGATCCATGGGGAGATAACAGTCTTCCAAGACTTATCCGACTGTGATCCATGTAACTTTCCAATGTGATTTGCATTCAAGTGATCAATCTGTAAATTCTATATCTTAGATACCCCTGCTATTCGGGAAAGGCAATACAGATGGTGTAATAAAAGAGAAGCATGGCAAAGTGGATGGGGGTGAACTGTACTGGGACTATTTGGGTTCTCCATGAACAAGTAAGCTGTTCCAGATTTCCATTAGAGATGAAGTGTCATCTAGGACATCATCATATTGAagccaaaatttcagatttcagcTTCGTGCATGTGAATAGATCAGCTAATTCGGTACCCATCTTCTTGCAAGTGATACAGCAAATGGACATTCAAATGTGTTTTGGTTGCATCACTCTTTTCTTCTAGATCTCCCTTTTCTCTGGGGCTGACCTTTTAGTGTTATGTATATTGTATTTTGTTTCTAGTTCTAATGAAATTTcattctttaaaaaataaataagttaaGAGAGAGGAATTGCTACAACACCAGAGTGCAGTTCCCACCAATAGGTGGTGAGTGATTGAATCGTTCGATAGGGGGCATTAATGAAAGTGACCGTGCAATCCACAGGTCGACTGTGAGAGGTTGTGTGCAGGAATCTGCACACTGGCGTCTGAGcttctttttaaaggaaaaaaaaataaaaaaaagaggaaagagaaatgtCTTAAGGTCGAGAGTTTTGTGTTTGAAGATGTGATGACCAGCATCCTCTGTTTATCTACTGCTTGGTGGATTATTGGAGGGTGTTGATTGAGCCAGAATTCTATGTCAACTTTAGGCGCAAAACTTCAAACAGGTGGGACTTATTGAACAAATGTCTCACTCACCTATACAGTGTTGACCCAGTTGGACTATACCAAACCCTTCAGTTTCCTGGAGATGTTTTCTACCCACTCTGGTTTGTACAAAACTATATGTGACAGTCCAAACTCTGATACAGATAATAGGCCAAACTCTAAGCGGATGCAAGGACAATAGCTTAGTAGGCATCCTGAAAGGGATTCATGTGTTGGACACACGATCTCCCATATGTCAAGTTCAAGTTCAATAGCAGACAGCCACACATTAAGTCATGGCGATGTAAAGTGTGACTTATGTGATGGATGGCTTGCATTACCTCTATCATCTCTCTCACATGGTAAGTTTAGAGTCCAGAAAGATTTACTCCATTTTGTGTTTTTAGTGGAGACAAATGTGGTGAGGGTGAAGACTTTTAGATTTAAAGTTGCTGAATGCTCTTGATGGGGTCGGGTTGTCGCTGTTGATTGCTTTCTAGGGGTCAGGGGTTGTCGCTGTTGATTGCTTTCCAGCTACATCATTTCCCATCTCAACCATTCTTAATGCTAATTATTGTTTCTCTTTTcaacttttatttgtttttcagaTCTTAGTTTAATTTTAATAACATTAGTCATTAAGAAATCATTTTCTCCCAATTTATCTTATATCCTTGAGACTATCTTTATGTACTGTACTTATTTTGACTATGCCGCCATCGTTCCATTACCCATACCCTTTTGATGAAGTACCCATTACCTGGAAGTTTCTTTCACTTGTTTCCTGAAATTTCGCTTAGACCTTTGTTTACTTTTCTTGCTATACAAAAACAATTCTTTTTGTCACCTTCTTTTAAAAGTTGTTTGGATGCTGGTTATGTGATGACCTTTCGCATGTctctgaagaaaagaaaaaaaaatgtttgtggTAAAAGGTTTTATGGATGAGCACCTCAGAAGTACTATTGCTTGACAGGCATGATCAGAGCGGTTGAGATGGAATAGGCCCTTTCCCATTTTTGGTCTCTCTCAATCTATGTTTATGGGACTATTATCTgccattttttccctttctgcTACTCTGGCAACATTTGTGACTCCATTTTCAACACTCATTTCAACAACCTTTGCTTTTATGTTGTTCGGTGATTTCTTGGTCGACGAGTTTTACAATGGGATTAATTGGTTTATGTTTGAGCTCTAGATTTAACAATCTACGGCTTAGGTTTCATGGATTAAGATTTCGTAGTTTCATAGTTGATGGAGGTTTTCATGATGGGTACTGTGAAAAGATGCTCCCACCCCTCTAAATTTTCACAGCGTCTCACATCTCTGTTAGTTTCCATGTGAGAAaggcagaaaagaaaaattattcaatgaaatgagatttttttttctcatttgttTTGGCGAAAAATACAAAGTGCAACATTGAAAAGTAAAATTGTTGTATGTGTCACTTGTATGAAAAAGTTTACAACGAAACAAACAGGGCCTTAAGGTATTTCCACTTTCCACATCTATTTCAGTTCATGAGTGTGAACCCAGTCTATTACATACAGCCTAGCCAGGTCAAAGGACTTAATTATGTTACTTGTTCTTGAGCTTTAGTAGATTAACTTCAAAGGATGGTTTGTTTTGTCAACCATTGATACTAGATTAATACCCTTCCACTGGAATATACTTGACATGGATACTTGTTTGAAATTTATTGTTGCAACAGATCCGGACTCCTTCCCAGCAACAAACACAGCCGACATTGATCCAAGTCCACAAACAAAAGCTTATACAGCAGAGATGGTTCAAAACTTCCCAACTCAATGGGGTcttaaacaaaattttcaaagaagCTTTCATCACAAACTGACACCAATGACCCATATCTAGTTTTCCTCTTAAAAAAATTGACGGGTTTTGTTTTGTGGATCCCACCCTCAGTGGGAGAGTGGCTTGTTAATGATACATTTCAAAAGATATGACCAAATTCATCTGATCAGATTTGGAAGCTTATTTTAAGTGGCACACCAAACAATCCATGGAAGAGGACAAATGTACCTTCCAATCAGCTTCATCACTTTCAAgataaaataacatttttttaattataaaaataatggAGGAAGGATGCCTTGTTTGCCAGAAAATTAATAAACAGAAACAAAGACCATTATTTGATAATGACATCTGGAGACAAACCCAAATCTATTGTTTTCTCCTGAACAAAGTGAAAGTTCCATATCTTCAAGGCAATCTTTCTCAATTGGTTTCTAGTGTTTCTTGATAAGGTGGGAATCAAATGGTCCCCTTATCCCTTAATTTAATTATAGATTGCTCAATGTATGCAATTAATCACATGATTTCATTGGACATCTCAAGTTAGTGGGATGCCCATTTAGTTGATGTTGGATTGGAATCCACTTAACCACCATTTTATACTTTGTCTTGGCATGAATCCCTATTGACACCAATCTAATGATTAAAAACACCCCCGTTATGGAACTATGGGAAACGAATTAGGTGACTACGATCAAAATCAAAGTGTAGTATAATTTACATCAAGAGGCCCAAGATCCACCACCCATTAGTGGGTCCTGTCTAAAAGGAACTCAGTGGTCACAAATCAATGTTACCTAGATGATAAAGCCATTCTATACCTAATTCTTTGCTTCAGTTTACTACCAGAATATCTAAGTTGATATGGACAATCTTTGCCATCCAATCAAACAAACTTTCTGAGTTTAGATCAGTTCCCCCACGTGGGGAGAGGAGTTGTTACCCGTTGTCCTCTTGACATGGAATCCCACCACTCAAACAATATCAGATCACAAGCCAGAATAATTAATACACCGATGACTTGTGGTATGATACCTCATGAACGATGGAATCCTATATAAAGATGTCATCaacactgatttttttttttatagaagacTAGAAGTTCCATAATCGTAATATACACATCTGGACCTGTTTATTGATATTTAATAAGAAGAATTCCACAGCCTATATATAGGTAGTGATAATCCAATTTTTGGGGGATCCCTTGATTTACGCACAAGAAAACCATGAAATTCTCTCTTATTCTCCTGTTTTGGAAATTAATTTTAACCCATTTAAAAGGGTATCTTAATTTATGATTTAGATTAATTGAGGTATTAATATGGCAAGTATTTTTTTAGGAGAGAATCCAGCCTAACGCATGGACAACCTTGGAAGAAACATTCTATAAACAGCTTGTCAGAATTAAAAACGAGTTAAATGCTTCAATTTATAATGCCTTtgtgaaggaaaaaagaatctaaattGCCTCCACATTTAGGGAATGTCTTGTAGCTTTCTTATTACCCATAGCAAGTCAATAACTTTCTACAAAATTTCCTTCCAAAATTGGGATTCTGGAAGATCttagaaactgaaactgaaactgatgaAACTGAAACAGACCCATTTCACATGGCCAAAAGTCtcaccaaaaaaaccaaaataagttCCAAGTTCTCAGTTAGATCCATCTATCAATCTCTGAAAACTTCCAATTCAAGaataatagaaacaaaattCCTGAAGAGAGAAGACTCCTACATAAAAAATGTACAGAAATTCTTACTAAATAGCAAAATCAGAGCAAAATAATTaacaaagaacaagaaaaaaaaaaaaaatggaggaacTAAGGAATCAAATTAAGGAACTACACTTATTAGAGCTTGAGGGACAAATCAAGCTTCTGTGACTCCTCTTGGTTGGTCTTCAAACGCCCATTACCTGTCCACCAATACCCACCAACAATTCCCTCATCAGCAGTAGGAGCAGACATCTTAACAGCATCAAATCGGGCGGCGCCGCCTCTCGACGACGGCCCTGCCGCCGATCCTACATGATAATCCTCTACTGCTAACCTCCCAATTGCTGGTTGTTGATCAATAGGAGGTCTAGACCATCCATGATGCCCATAAAGATGATGTCCTCCAGAAGAGGAAGGATAGTAAGATGGCTTATGGATCATGGAGTGAACCTGAATGCCAAGAGATCTATTGAATGATCCATGTAAAGGTAGAGAAGCCAAGCTTGAGTAACGGTGACAAGGCGAATGCCCGAAAGCAGCCGCCGCCGCTCCAAGCCGTTGTCCTCTTTTTGCTAGAGTCCTCTCACGTTTATGAGCATTCTGATGCCCACCAAGTGCTTGTGAGCTATAGAATTTCCTCTGGCAGTAGTTGCAGGAGAAGACTCTTGGCTCTGCTTCAGTACCTTGGGGAGACTCTGGTGTTGAATTCTGAGATGAACCCACGTTGAAACAATCGATTAGATTGAGTTCTGCTTTCAACCCATGATCATCAGTATTGTTGGTAGAGAGACTAAGATCTAATAAAAGATCAGAGTTGTTGTTGTTCTGTTCATCTTTGTCTTCTAGTTCTACTACTTCATGTCTCTTTTCTCTTTGCTTCTCTTCAGATACTGAGATGATGCTTGAGGACTCAGAGTGAGATGGCTCTGTCTTGTGTGGTTCcataggaggaggaagaggaggaagaggaggagtaGATGATGACGGGAAGTCACTCTCCTCCATACCCTCTataaaaattgaatggtttGATGAGCAAGAAAGATAAATGGGGGATTGAGGAGTAAATGATAATCAGCTATGTATGGAAAGATAGTCTGTTTTACAGTTACAATATCTtataatggttaaaaaaatttgaagatggAGAGAAGTTAGATGAATTAGAGTGAGAAAGGGACAAAGAATGCCAGTGAAGTGTAGAAGGAAACTTCCGTATGCTTTGTCTCTATCTTTACTGAAATTTTTGGAAGGTTGAAAATCCTTACAACACTATATGTTGTCTATTATTATCTACTTATCTACCtgtctatctatatatatattaaagaaaagaagatatggAGTGAGGTGAGGTACCCTCATAGGCCAATATGCCCTTGGCTTGCCACTTATGGGTCTCCAAGATTTCATGGGGTTTGAGATCTTTACACATTAATATTGGCTTTCCTTTCGGATGTGTTTGGATACAATTAAATCCTGGATACTTTTTGCATGTGGGGGTTATAGAATCCACATATCCTTAAAAAAAGTTGAGGTTTTTCCTGTTTCTTTTCTTATAAGACAAGAATATTCTCTTCAAACCCACTTGATTTGAATACTTTTTAAAATTGTGTTTCAGTATTATCtatcacatgaaatgacttgTTGTATTCCAATATATGATACCATTTTGTTGTACCTTATTGATGTGGTCTTCAATGCTAAATGCTTATATAACCCCTCTCGCTTACAGTAAAAATCATCTATTTTCCAATACAAGGAAAATCTGATACCACTGAAGAAATTGAGGGCTATTTTTATGGGTCTTAACTTACGAAATGTTCTAGATGTCGAAGTGAATGAACATGATCAAACGATATTTATAACTACTTCCTCCCGACGAAAATAAAGATCAAACAATCCAAAGTAGATGATCTATAAAAGAAATTCCAAGCAAATTACCTAATTCTCTAGAATACATGCAAATTTGAGCCAGTTTAGCAAATTAGGTGGcaagatttgatgacattttctttaaaaaaaaaattggatcagCCTTAATTCTACAAATATTTATcattataattataaataaaattaagtaGATACAGTGCTGATTCTACAAATATTGGAATGAATTAATGGTAGTGGATGATATATCAAAGAACATGTGAGCTGTCTTGTAAATCTTGACAGTATTAGTCCCTTCAAGCAAAGATTATATTAATTTGCTACCCCATTAAGCAAATCCTTTATTTTCAACACAGAATTCTTTATTCTTGCGCTAtaaaattttgacaaaaaatccaTGTTTGTTATTTAAGCATTTAATCCCTTAATTATTATATTCCAGAATCCATTTACATTTAATAGGCTTCAACATATGCGTTTTTACAATCTTCAACTTCCATTAAAACCATCAACTCTTTTTGGTAGTCCATTCAAGCCATGAATGTCTCctaatacccttttttttttttttttgctggaaAGAATGTCTAATGATACACTCCAATTCatcaccttttcttttttatgaggGTACACTGCATAAACAGTGGAAAACGCAAGTTGATAATGAGATAGGTTGAATTTGTTATGGAGTAAGTTTGGTGAGCTTCCATATAGAAAAGATGATTACTAATGACGTGTCAATTGTATAAATATTCTTCAAGTAAATATTGAAAAGCGTATTTGTGCCTCACAATAAGTCTTACAACACATGATATGATGCATTTATCTGTCCTACTTGTGGAATTCCCTACAACTTTCTTTTCAAACCTTATTAAATAATTCTTAAgacttgatttgatttttatacACCTTATTAATGTTACtgttatagcaaacaccaataaatacgaaaataaataaatacaaatccATAAAATACAGAGATTTAAAGAGGTTCACAGACCGATGTAGTGTGCTACGTCATCGGGCGAAGGagaagatgttttactatgtagaagagaaattacacccaaaCAATGACGAAAAAACTTCCTCTGAAATCCTAGCTCTAAACCCCCCAGATTACAACTgtttgctcaacaagacgatagtacattgtATACTCCTCCAACTCGTGGGTTGATTCATTAGATTATGATCGATCGGATCAAACCGTATTATGAGGGCATAATTAATCTCAGAAAACATCCCATTCAAGTCACCGCCAAAGTATGTCAAAGCAGATTATTCTTCAAAATG
This Macadamia integrifolia cultivar HAES 741 unplaced genomic scaffold, SCU_Mint_v3 scaffold_198A, whole genome shotgun sequence DNA region includes the following protein-coding sequences:
- the LOC122071236 gene encoding zinc finger protein 1-like — encoded protein: MEESDFPSSSTPPLPPLPPPMEPHKTEPSHSESSSIISVSEEKQREKRHEVVELEDKDEQNNNNSDLLLDLSLSTNNTDDHGLKAELNLIDCFNVGSSQNSTPESPQGTEAEPRVFSCNYCQRKFYSSQALGGHQNAHKRERTLAKRGQRLGAAAAAFGHSPCHRYSSLASLPLHGSFNRSLGIQVHSMIHKPSYYPSSSGGHHLYGHHGWSRPPIDQQPAIGRLAVEDYHVGSAAGPSSRGGAARFDAVKMSAPTADEGIVGGYWWTGNGRLKTNQEESQKLDLSLKL
- the LOC122071239 gene encoding uncharacterized protein At2g39795, mitochondrial-like; this translates as HISLIVDVSKGEGCDVLEFVCSAWPDSLEIQKIFMLRRGGMPARPYVGPDFKDLDDELQNAYHEFLEERGLNDELAVFLHEYMVNKDKTELVRWLGNIKSFIEK